The proteins below come from a single Beutenbergia cavernae DSM 12333 genomic window:
- a CDS encoding SDR family oxidoreductase, with protein sequence MAQIAIVGGHGKIARLLIPLLVARGDTPVALIRNPEHAPDVRDAGGVPRLLDIEAQDAAAFAGAFGRADAVVFAAGAGPDGRVDRKTSVDLQGALKSIEGARSAGVRRFVQVSAIGVDEPVGDDATEVWAAYVAAKRDADAALRDSGLEWTIIRPARLTDSPGTGLVSLARSLPGGEVPRADVAAVLATVLGSPSSVGHQWDLVGGTTPVLEAVATAIEAERG encoded by the coding sequence ATGGCACAGATCGCGATCGTCGGTGGTCACGGCAAGATCGCCCGGCTCCTCATCCCGCTGCTCGTCGCGCGCGGGGACACGCCCGTCGCGCTCATCCGCAACCCGGAGCACGCGCCGGACGTGCGGGACGCGGGCGGCGTCCCGCGCCTGCTCGACATCGAGGCTCAGGACGCGGCCGCGTTCGCCGGCGCGTTCGGCCGCGCCGACGCCGTCGTCTTCGCGGCCGGGGCCGGTCCCGACGGGCGGGTCGACCGGAAGACGAGCGTGGACCTGCAGGGAGCGTTGAAGTCGATCGAGGGCGCCCGTTCCGCGGGTGTGCGCCGGTTCGTGCAGGTGTCGGCGATCGGCGTCGACGAGCCGGTGGGCGACGACGCGACCGAGGTGTGGGCCGCGTACGTCGCCGCGAAGCGGGACGCCGACGCCGCGCTCCGTGACTCCGGCCTGGAGTGGACGATCATCCGCCCGGCCCGACTCACGGACTCGCCGGGCACGGGGCTCGTCAGCCTCGCGCGGTCCCTCCCCGGGGGCGAGGTGCCGCGGGCCGACGTCGCGGCGGTGCTCGCCACCGTGCTCGGCAGTCCGTCGAGCGTCGGTCACCAGTGGGACCTCGTGGGCGGCACGACGCCGGTGCTCGAGGCCGTCGCGACCGCCATCGAGGCCGAGCGCGGCTGA
- a CDS encoding aldo/keto reductase gives MPRYDSPVPETHRPYVAAADRYAITDYRRVGTSGLLLPPISLGLWYNFGDDRPFATQREILRYAFDHGITHLDLANNYGPPYGAAEENFGRVMLKDFAPYRHELIISTKAGWDMWPGPYGQLGSRGYLLSSLDESLARMNLDYVDIFYSHRFDDGTPVAETIGALDTAVRQGKARWVGISSYSAERTREAAAVAAELGTPLVIHQPSYNLLNRWVEGGLTDVLDDVGMGAIAFTALAQGVLSDRYAEDPDGVQRAANRGIRIDDDVLARVRGLAGIARRRGQTLAQMALVWVLRRPTVASTLIGASRVEQVAENLAALENASFTDDELADIDGFAVESGVDLWRRVAEL, from the coding sequence GTGCCTCGCTACGACTCCCCCGTGCCGGAGACCCACCGCCCGTATGTCGCCGCGGCAGACCGCTACGCGATCACCGACTACCGCCGGGTCGGGACGTCCGGCCTGCTGCTCCCGCCGATCTCGCTCGGCCTCTGGTACAACTTCGGCGACGACCGCCCGTTCGCGACGCAGCGCGAGATCCTGCGCTACGCCTTCGACCACGGCATCACGCACCTCGACCTGGCGAACAACTACGGCCCGCCGTACGGCGCCGCCGAGGAGAACTTCGGCCGGGTCATGCTCAAGGACTTCGCGCCGTACCGGCACGAGCTGATCATCTCGACGAAGGCCGGCTGGGACATGTGGCCCGGCCCGTACGGCCAGCTCGGCTCCCGCGGGTACCTGCTCTCCAGCCTCGACGAGTCGCTGGCCCGCATGAACCTCGACTACGTCGACATCTTCTACAGCCACCGGTTCGACGACGGCACGCCCGTGGCCGAGACGATCGGCGCGCTCGACACGGCCGTGCGGCAGGGCAAGGCCCGCTGGGTCGGCATCTCCTCCTACTCGGCGGAGCGCACCCGCGAGGCGGCCGCCGTCGCCGCCGAGCTCGGCACGCCGCTCGTCATCCACCAGCCGTCCTACAACCTGCTGAACCGCTGGGTGGAGGGTGGCCTGACGGACGTGCTGGACGACGTCGGCATGGGCGCGATCGCGTTCACGGCGCTCGCGCAGGGCGTGCTGTCGGACCGGTACGCGGAGGATCCCGACGGCGTCCAGCGCGCCGCGAACCGTGGCATCCGGATCGACGACGACGTGCTCGCCCGGGTGCGCGGCCTCGCCGGCATCGCTCGGCGCCGCGGGCAGACGCTCGCGCAGATGGCGCTCGTGTGGGTGCTGCGCCGCCCGACCGTCGCCTCGACGCTGATCGGCGCGTCGCGGGTCGAGCAGGTCGCCGAGAACCTCGCCGCGCTCGAGAACGCGTCGTTCACCGACGACGAGCTGGCCGACATCGACGGCTTCGCCGTGGAGTCGGGCGTCGACCTCTGGCGCCGCGTCGCCGAGCTCTGA
- a CDS encoding ABC transporter permease, which yields MTALAARPPADLAPATSGVARLREWWRDAATMSGRALRLVTRDPDSLVLGVVLPIMLMVLFVYVFGGAFAVGTEYLNYVTPGIILLCAGYGAANTAIGVARDATTGVIDRFRSMPPATSTVLVGHVVASAAKNLATTAVVFGVAFIMGFRPGASLLEWLGAVGVILLFVLAITWVAVFVGVSVRSEEAASGFTFFMLFLPYVSSAFVPPETMPAWLRGFAEHQPVTPVIETIRGLLVGTPMGNAPLLAVVWWVGIGAAFAVAAGIVFRNKGR from the coding sequence ATGACCGCGCTCGCCGCCCGGCCGCCCGCCGACCTCGCCCCCGCGACCTCCGGCGTCGCCCGCCTGCGGGAGTGGTGGCGCGACGCCGCCACGATGTCCGGCCGAGCGCTGCGCCTCGTCACGCGCGACCCGGACTCGCTCGTGCTGGGCGTGGTCCTGCCGATCATGCTCATGGTGCTGTTCGTGTACGTCTTCGGCGGCGCGTTCGCCGTCGGGACCGAATACCTCAACTACGTGACCCCCGGCATCATCCTGCTGTGCGCCGGGTACGGCGCCGCGAACACGGCGATCGGCGTCGCGCGCGATGCCACGACCGGCGTCATCGACCGGTTCCGGTCCATGCCTCCTGCGACGTCGACGGTGCTGGTGGGCCACGTCGTCGCGAGCGCCGCGAAGAACCTCGCGACCACCGCCGTCGTGTTCGGTGTCGCGTTCATCATGGGATTCCGGCCGGGAGCCTCGCTGCTCGAGTGGCTGGGCGCCGTCGGCGTCATCCTCCTCTTCGTGCTCGCGATCACGTGGGTCGCCGTGTTCGTGGGCGTCTCCGTGCGCTCCGAGGAGGCGGCGAGCGGGTTCACGTTCTTCATGCTGTTCCTGCCGTACGTCTCGAGCGCGTTCGTGCCGCCGGAGACGATGCCCGCCTGGCTGCGCGGCTTCGCCGAGCATCAGCCGGTGACGCCGGTGATCGAGACCATCCGGGGGCTGCTCGTCGGGACGCCGATGGGCAACGCGCCGCTGCTCGCGGTGGTGTGGTGGGTCGGCATCGGGGCAGCGTTCGCCGTCGCGGCGGGCATCGTGTTCCGGAACAAGGGACGCTGA